The following is a genomic window from Sphingobacterium spiritivorum.
TGAAGGGGGGAGAAGTATCAAGCGTATAAATGATTTTCAGAGCAGCTTTGGTGCAAAGATAGATTTTATCAAAGGTGTCTGGAGCCTGAATGCAGATGCTACATTCAGAAGAGTATCCGGTAAAAGTAATTTCTATATGTTACCCCTGCAATTCAGTACAGGTCCTGGTATTGTCAATCGTCAGAATTTTAACAGCATTGCTTCCAATGGCAGCGAAGAGACACGTTATAATGTATATAACATCTATTCGCAATACCAGCAGACAATTAAGGACCATTACTTTTCGGTCATGCTTGGCTTTAATCAGGAAGAGCGTATCTATGAATCTTTTTCTGCATCAAGAGATCAGTTAATTTCCAATTCACTTCCTAGTATTGGACTGGCTACAGGTGAAAGACCCAATGTAGGAGCCTACGATTATGCCTGGGCAGTAAGAGGAGCATTCGCCAGATTAAACTATTCCTATAAGGATAAGTATATTCTGGAGTCCAATCTGCGATATGACGGAACATCCAGATTCCCTAAAAAGAACCGTTTTGCATTTAACCCATCCGTTTCCGGAGCATGGGTCGTTTCTCAGGAAAAATTCTTTGAACCCCTTAAAAAAACGGTTGATAACTTCAAGCTGAGGGCTTCGTACGGATCCTTGGCCAATCAGGATCTACGAGATAATTATTATCCGTATATCGCTGAAATGCCAAAAGGAACAGGTGTAATCCTGGATGGCAAACGTCCTCCTATTGTAAACAGTCCTGGTCTGGTATCCTCTACACTTACCTGGGAGACGATTACACAATCCAATTTTGGTGTAGATATCGGTCTGTTCAATAATCAGTTTTTCGGATCCTTTGATATGTATCGCCGGTATACAAAAGATATGCTTACAGCAGGCCGTGTTTTACCTATCGTACTTGGAGTAGGTGTGCCTGTTGAGAATGCGGCAGATCTGATGACCAAAGGCTGGGAGCTGACGTTGGGCTATAATAAAGAATTTATGGTCGGACATAAGCCCCTTTCTTTCTCAGCACGATTTAATCTGGCTGATAGCAGAGCATTTATCGAAAAATACAATAATCCTAAGAATAATCTGAATGATTACTACGTAGGACAGGAGATAGGTGAAATGTGGGGATTGACCACTTTAGGATTTTTTCAGTCTAAAGAAGAGATCGCCGCCCATGCTAATCAGTATGATGTAACTTCTTATCCCGGCACGCGCGGACTGGAGCCCGGCGATCTGAAATTTGCCGATATCAACGGCGATGGTAAAGTAAACCGTGGAGACTGGACGCTTGCAAACCCCGGCGATTATAAGATCATTGGTAATTCCAGACAACGGTATACCTATGGTTTGGATTTGAGCTCGGCCTGGAATGGAATTGACCTCCGTGTATTCCTTCAAGGAGTAGGCAAAAGAAATTATTATCCTTCCGGTGGAGATCATTACTTCTGGGGTATCTATGCTCAACCGTGGGCGAATCTGACAAAATTTAATATGGATCACTGGACCCCGGAAAATCCCAATGCTTACCTGCCCAGACCAAAATCTTATGTTGCTGAGCAAAGTGGAATCGAACTGGCAGCAACGCAGACCAAATACTTGCAGAATGCAGGATATCTGCGTGTTAAAAACATCACAGTAGGGTATACATTGCCCAAATATCTTACAGATAAATGGGGTGTAGAGCGTGTACGCATATTCGGAAGTGGTGAAAATCTGTTTGAATTTACCAAACTAATGGATTATCTGGATCCGGAAATTGTAGGAGACAGAACTGTTTATCCATTTCAGCGAACTTATTCTTTAGGCCTAAACTTTATTTTCTAAAAGGAGTATGATCATGCAAAATATAATAAGAAAGATAATAGCCGGAGGCAGTTTGTTGGGAATACTGTCTCTGATGATTGGCTGTAATGATGATTTTATGGAGAGGTATCCGACTACATCTATTACACCTGAAGTGTTTTTTACCAGTATTACAGATTTAAAGACATATACAGATGGGTTTTACGGATATCTGGATGCGCCTATTGCGGATCTGGGTACTGACAACGTAGCACACTATAATTCGGGAAGCACAATTGACGAGATAATGAGAGGTGGAGTTACCCCTCAAAATGCAGCTGTCTGGAGCTGGAGCAGACTTCGGAATATC
Proteins encoded in this region:
- a CDS encoding SusC/RagA family TonB-linked outer membrane protein, which gives rise to MKLICILVLLCTVGARASGYAQEVSLSMKNAKIENVLQEISKQTKLRFFYDEKLLERAGRINVFASESDVRVVLGRALKDQNLAIEILGGTIIIKERKKTDNEVSGVVSDSTGVMRGVTVSVLGVAGLSTKTDANGRYSIRVPEKGILLFRFIGYKDQQVVVGSKSEINVRMEAEESHLEEVIVVGYGTQRRVNLSGAVDQIGEKFLDSRPITNVGTGLQGAMANLNITPTSGSANSSPQINVRGYTSLSGGGPLIVIDGIPTTNDELNRMNPMDIASVTVLKDAASAAIYGSRAAFGVVLVTTKNGTSTDIKIAANSIFAAKAITRSIEVEDNPYEVMKYRNLMSAPWYNLYDEKMLAYGKQVSEDPSLPRVITDPQNPNAYIYLGSTDWFKEVYKDAQPSYTNNISISQKNERSSYYISGEYFRQNGMLRISPDTYDRYNFRAKGDYKITDWFTLSNNTTYTNTKYDQPSAVDQGYLYWHNVNRQPSLDMVYNPDGTYTQTGVNIIGAVAEGGRSIKRINDFQSSFGAKIDFIKGVWSLNADATFRRVSGKSNFYMLPLQFSTGPGIVNRQNFNSIASNGSEETRYNVYNIYSQYQQTIKDHYFSVMLGFNQEERIYESFSASRDQLISNSLPSIGLATGERPNVGAYDYAWAVRGAFARLNYSYKDKYILESNLRYDGTSRFPKKNRFAFNPSVSGAWVVSQEKFFEPLKKTVDNFKLRASYGSLANQDLRDNYYPYIAEMPKGTGVILDGKRPPIVNSPGLVSSTLTWETITQSNFGVDIGLFNNQFFGSFDMYRRYTKDMLTAGRVLPIVLGVGVPVENAADLMTKGWELTLGYNKEFMVGHKPLSFSARFNLADSRAFIEKYNNPKNNLNDYYVGQEIGEMWGLTTLGFFQSKEEIAAHANQYDVTSYPGTRGLEPGDLKFADINGDGKVNRGDWTLANPGDYKIIGNSRQRYTYGLDLSSAWNGIDLRVFLQGVGKRNYYPSGGDHYFWGIYAQPWANLTKFNMDHWTPENPNAYLPRPKSYVAEQSGIELAATQTKYLQNAGYLRVKNITVGYTLPKYLTDKWGVERVRIFGSGENLFEFTKLMDYLDPEIVGDRTVYPFQRTYSLGLNFIF